A stretch of the Duncaniella dubosii genome encodes the following:
- a CDS encoding TIGR02757 family protein, with protein MTEIDLKNLLDTEAARINSPSFIEDDPVQFPRRFEDIRDIEIAALLTSGIAWGNRKMICRNCDRLLALMDNKPYAYVMDEGYEDLPDGQNIHRTFFTQHLKHYLRGLRVIYLRHGSLQEFGRSEGIAASEAPAWRLVEGINRVLEGTDPANNEFASRCLPQNLSTTALKRVNMALRWLVRNDGIVDMGVWDVINPSQLYIPLDVHVGDISRELGLLTRKANDRRSVDEVTAHLRRFTPPTRQFTTSPFSESA; from the coding sequence ATGACAGAAATAGATCTAAAAAATCTCCTTGATACAGAGGCGGCGAGAATCAACTCGCCGTCTTTCATTGAGGACGATCCCGTTCAGTTTCCACGGCGATTTGAAGATATCCGAGACATAGAGATAGCCGCTCTGCTGACTTCCGGCATCGCATGGGGAAACCGAAAGATGATATGCCGTAACTGCGACCGTCTGCTCGCGCTCATGGATAACAAACCGTATGCCTACGTTATGGACGAGGGCTATGAGGATTTGCCTGACGGACAGAATATCCACCGCACTTTTTTCACGCAGCATCTCAAACACTACCTCCGTGGGCTGCGTGTAATTTACTTGCGCCACGGTTCGCTTCAGGAATTTGGACGGAGCGAGGGGATTGCTGCATCAGAAGCTCCGGCGTGGAGACTGGTCGAGGGTATAAACCGTGTTCTGGAGGGGACCGATCCGGCAAACAATGAGTTTGCATCCCGATGTCTGCCACAGAATCTATCGACAACAGCCCTCAAACGTGTGAATATGGCTTTGCGCTGGCTTGTCAGAAACGACGGTATTGTCGACATGGGGGTATGGGACGTAATCAACCCTTCCCAGCTCTATATACCTCTTGATGTCCATGTCGGCGACATTTCGCGTGAGCTCGGACTGCTCACCCGCAAGGCCAACGACCGCCGTTCGGTCGATGAGGTAACCGCCCATCTCCGCCGTTTCACCCCGCCGACCCGACAATTTACGACTTCGCCCTTTTCGGAATCGGCATGA
- a CDS encoding TlpA disulfide reductase family protein, giving the protein MDKKIIFALSAGMLAVSACTINAQSNYSVTANVPAEKNNTMAYLLNWDNGQKVDSVIVADGQAKFSGNSQSPFIGRLVVDGARGPIFIVEEGNVALSPEGVASGTPLNAKMETYAKRMKEIVGEYQNIDQNDSTQMPKAKALQAEYEAIPSKAYSENKGNALGLYYFLQMAYEMDLAQIDAAIAADANLASSGRVQTLRNSLLARAETSEGKHYKDFSVTYNGKTEKLSDYVKPGRYTLVDFWASWCGPCIRQTKVIKELYAKYKDMGLDVLGVAVWDEPDNTLKAIKSHGLDWPCIINAQNVPTDLYGITGIPCIILINPEGIIVSRDKQSQALIDDVDKAMSTYEPQALVIPATTSANDTAAVNTDTNVIF; this is encoded by the coding sequence ATGGATAAAAAAATTATTTTTGCGCTGTCTGCCGGAATGCTTGCAGTGAGCGCCTGCACTATCAACGCGCAGTCAAACTATTCTGTGACAGCGAATGTGCCGGCTGAGAAAAACAATACAATGGCCTATCTTCTCAACTGGGACAACGGTCAGAAGGTTGATTCAGTAATTGTTGCTGACGGTCAGGCTAAGTTTTCAGGCAACTCTCAGTCACCTTTTATCGGACGTCTGGTGGTCGACGGTGCGCGTGGCCCGATTTTCATTGTAGAAGAGGGAAATGTGGCGCTTTCTCCTGAAGGAGTTGCTTCCGGCACTCCGCTAAACGCCAAAATGGAGACATATGCCAAACGTATGAAAGAAATTGTCGGTGAGTACCAGAACATAGACCAGAATGATTCCACTCAGATGCCGAAGGCCAAGGCTCTGCAGGCAGAATATGAGGCAATACCATCAAAGGCCTATTCTGAAAACAAAGGCAATGCTCTCGGTCTCTACTATTTCCTCCAGATGGCATATGAAATGGATCTTGCACAGATTGACGCTGCGATAGCAGCAGATGCGAATCTCGCTTCGTCAGGACGTGTGCAGACTCTCCGCAACTCGCTTCTTGCCCGTGCAGAAACTTCCGAAGGCAAACACTACAAGGACTTTTCGGTGACCTACAACGGAAAGACTGAGAAACTCAGCGATTATGTGAAGCCCGGGCGCTATACGCTCGTCGATTTCTGGGCAAGCTGGTGCGGTCCGTGCATCCGTCAGACAAAGGTCATAAAGGAACTTTATGCAAAATACAAAGATATGGGCCTTGATGTCCTCGGTGTAGCCGTGTGGGATGAACCTGACAACACCCTTAAAGCCATCAAGAGCCACGGTCTTGACTGGCCCTGCATCATCAATGCCCAGAATGTCCCGACAGACCTCTACGGTATCACCGGCATACCTTGCATCATACTCATCAATCCTGAGGGCATCATAGTGTCGCGCGACAAGCAGAGTCAGGCTCTCATCGACGATGTTGACAAAGCAATGTCTACCTACGAGCCGCAGGCTCTCGTAATCCCAGCCACGACATCAGCCAACGATACTGCTGCAGTGAATACGGATACAAATGTGATTTTCTGA